In Bacteroides cellulosilyticus, the genomic stretch CTTAATTCTTCACTAATATAAACATTATGCTAAAGCGAATTCTATTGTCTATCGTCCTGCTGCTCGTCATCGCCTATCTGGTGGTAGCTATCACGGCTTTCAACCGGAAGCCTGCCGGACAGGTGTGTCGTGACATGGAATTGGTTATCAAAGATACAGTTTATGCCGGCTTCATCACCAAGAAAGAAGTAACGGGTATGCTGGAGAAGAAAGGTATTTATCCCGTTGGCAAACCAATGGACCGCATTCGCAGCAAAACATTGGAGCGGGAACTCGCCAAACATCCGCTGATCGACGAAGTGGAATGTTATAAGACTCCCAGTGGAATACTCTGTGTGGAAGTCAGCCAGCGCATCCCCATCCTGCGAGTGATGAGCGCAAACGGTGAAAACTACTATCTGGACAACAAAGGCACCGTAATGCCACCCGACGCAAAGTGCGTTGCTCACCTTGCCATAGTGACCGGAAGAGTAGAAA encodes the following:
- a CDS encoding cell division protein FtsQ/DivIB, translated to MLKRILLSIVLLLVIAYLVVAITAFNRKPAGQVCRDMELVIKDTVYAGFITKKEVTGMLEKKGIYPVGKPMDRIRSKTLERELAKHPLIDEVECYKTPSGILCVEVSQRIPILRVMSANGENYYLDNKGTVMPPDAKCVAHLAIVTGRVEKSFAMRDLYKFGVFLQNNKFWDAQIEQIHVLSDKNVELVPRVGDHIIYLGKLDGFERKLERVKAFYEKGLNKVGWNKYSRINVEFSNQIICTKRGN